GCGCGCTGGCGGAGACGATGTTGTCGCCCGCCTCGGCGATGGTCTGGATGGCGTAGGTGATGGCCGCCTGGCCGGAAGCGAGCGCCAGCGCGCCGACACCCCCTTCGAGCGCGGCGAGGCGCTCCTCCAGCACCGCCTGCGTCGGGTTCATGATGCGGGTGTAGATATTGCCCGGCACCTTGAGGTCGAACAGGTCGGCGCCGTGCTGTGCGCTGTCGAACGCATACGCCACGGTCTGGTAGATCGGCGGCACCACGGCCTTGGTGGTGGGGTCGGGGCGGTAGCCGGCGTGCACGGCCTGGGTCTCGAAGCGCATCGGGGTCTCCTGTCGAACGGGTCAGAAAAAGATCGGTCAACGAAACGGCCCACCGCACCGCGGCAGGGGCCACGGCACGCACCATAGCGCATCGCGGGACCAGTTGTCGAATACCGATTCATCAGATCGATATACCCACGGGCGATGACGACCGGCCCGCGCCAAGGATGCTGCCGTAAGATGCCGCGGATGAGCACCCCAGACGGCAGCTACAAGTGGCTCTTTGGCGAACCGCGCCTCGTCGCCGACCTGCTGCGCGCCTACGTTCCAGGGCCGTGGGAGCAGGCCGACTTCTCCACACTCGAGCGCGTCAACGCCAGCTATGTGGACGAGCGCGAGCGCCAGCGCCACGACGATATGGTGTGGCGGCTGCGTGTCGGCCAGCGTTGGGTGTGGGTGTACCTGCTGCTGGAGTTCCAGCAGGCGGTGGAGCCCCACATGGCGCTGCGCATGCTGGGCTATGTGGCGCTGCTGGCCCAGCACCTTGTCCGCGAGAACCAGCGCAACGACGACGGAAGCCTCCCGCTGTTGCTGCCCGTCGTGCTCCACAGCGGCGAGGCGCGCTGGACAGCCCCCACCGAAGCCGCTGAGCTCTTTGACGACTCGCTGCCCACGCTGCTGCCTTATGTGCCGCACCTGAAGTACGTGCTGCTGGAGCAGGCGCGTCTCGTGCGCCACGAAGTGCCCGCCACCGCCAACCTCGCGCAAGCCATCTTCGAGCTCGAGCAGGGGCAAAGCCGCGAAGAGCTCAGCCGGCTGCTTCAGGCGCTGCAGCAGTGGCTGGCCGACGAGGCGTCCGCGCCACTGCGCCGCCACTTGACCGTGTGGCTCAAGCACTGGTTGCGCCGCAGCCGCCGCCGGGGTAGGATACTCGATGAGCTGCAAGCCCTGCCCGACCTGTTGGAGCCCACGATGAAGCTACACGAAAAACTCGACCGGTGGTACGACCAGGCGGTGGAAGAGGGTATCGAACAAGGCCAGCACCAGGGCCTGGCCAAGGCGGTGGCGCTGCAGGCGCGGCTGCGCTTTGGCGAGCTGCCCGACTGGGCGCACGCGCGGCTGGCGGCAGCCACTGACGCCGAGCTCGAGCGCTGGCTCGCTGGCATGCTCAGTGCCACGAGCTTGCAAGATCTGCTGTCATAACGGCAGATGCTTCCCCGCGTTGAAGTCCCGACGTCGGCTCGCCAACGGCACCGCGTCGTCAACGACGGCTGATGGTGGGCCCAACGACCGACGCCAGAAACACCGGTGCCCACGCCAGCGCATGGTACGGACCGCTGACGTCGGCGCGCCGCTAGCGGCGCGCGCTCAAGCAACGTCCGGCAGCAGGTCCAGTCGCTGCAGGATCGCGAGCGTCGTGTCGGCCTGGTTCATCGTGTA
This region of Tepidimonas taiwanensis genomic DNA includes:
- a CDS encoding Rpn family recombination-promoting nuclease/putative transposase, whose amino-acid sequence is MSTPDGSYKWLFGEPRLVADLLRAYVPGPWEQADFSTLERVNASYVDERERQRHDDMVWRLRVGQRWVWVYLLLEFQQAVEPHMALRMLGYVALLAQHLVRENQRNDDGSLPLLLPVVLHSGEARWTAPTEAAELFDDSLPTLLPYVPHLKYVLLEQARLVRHEVPATANLAQAIFELEQGQSREELSRLLQALQQWLADEASAPLRRHLTVWLKHWLRRSRRRGRILDELQALPDLLEPTMKLHEKLDRWYDQAVEEGIEQGQHQGLAKAVALQARLRFGELPDWAHARLAAATDAELERWLAGMLSATSLQDLLS